aatatacttaaaaaataaacactggcAGAATATTACAGACATTATTAAATGTTCAAAGCGTAACCATGCTATTgtgactgaaattttaaaaaatgtgtccaaATGTAAGCAACACAAGGGTCAGAAACAGCATTAAAGGAGACCACTAAGTCCACTTCTTATAGGTGGCAAAAACTGGCTTTCATTAATACGAGAAGCATTTCCAGGCTCTTACCATACTAAACCTTGTGTTTTTCCAAGtccaaacaggttttctttctGGATTAGGTCAGAAATCACTAGGGCAAAGGTAGCTGGCTCACTGAATACTGACTTGCTGCCTTAACTTTGGGGCCAGTGATTTGCTGCCTGAACTTTGAGGCCCGATGATTTATTGTGTGAGTGCTGTTGGGCAACAGTGAGAAGGCTGTCCTGGCTCTCTCTAGAGACTGTCCTCTGTCATTTCTGTTATGTGGCATTTAATTTAATAACCTATCCTGTACTCAGTGCTGTAGATATCCAATAACTCAGAAAGTGATCCAGAAACTACTAGTATGTACCAGTAAACCATGCCTTAAGTGTTGTTTTTAAACCATTCTGTTATGATTCACATATTATAAAATGAGGTATCCTTTTCAGGTTTAGCTTGCTCTTATGCTTCTTGCACTAATGTTTGAGTAGTCTTTGCCTCCCCAACCAAATTCTGAGCTCCCTGAGGTCAGAAACCAACCCATAGAATTCCATCACCACACCTGAGATTTGCTAGCACAAAGCTGGGCTCTACAGATTTGTAGATGAAAATGAAACCAAGAAAAATTTGACTCTGTAATTTCTTAGAACCTCTATCGGAATCACCTGGCAAGTTTGGTGATCTCTGGGAAACAGGATATCAAAATGGTATCTCAGAGAGAGGGCCAGGAATGCACATGTTAAACAAACCAGCCCCTGTGCATGAGATTCTTATGCACACAAAAGTTTGGGAACTAGACAGCTGTTCATGCAGGCAGttcttgttttattgtatttcaatGTAATGCACTTCACAtgtgttgcattttttacaaattaaaggcaaggccctccaccagcaaaaacatTACAACTTGCTTTACTGTGATACTTTATTCCTGTGGCCTAGAACCAAAACCAAACCTGCAGTATTTCTGAAGCATGCCTGTACAAATAAACACTTACATGCCCTAGATATGTTTCAGACAAGGAATGGGGAAGgtgtaaacaaaataaagtttcaatAACATTTCTAATTTCCATTGCTCTTCTCTTCAGTCCTTCCTCTCACCACTGCCCAAACCATCCTCCTAAAACACAATTCTGATCAAGCCCTTCCTTTTCTCAGAACCTTTCCAACTATGACAAATTAAAACCCATAGACATTCATCTAGCTGTTTGGGCTGCAGAATTTCCATCCTAGACCCATGGCCCAATTTGTCTGTAACCTCACAGAGAAGGCCCCAGCGCTGGTAAATGCTGTGGTGACTTACTCCAAGCCAGGATTGGCCACACACTCTGGCACTATACCAAAGTTGAGATGATTCCTCCAACCCCTTCTGAGATCCCAAAAACTATTCAGAGCTTGAAAAAATTAGTCAATAGTGCTCAAACTGGTAGCTTCCAACAGTTCAGTCATGGAAACTCTGCTGAACGCTTTGATGGCCACTAAGGTGTGGGTGTGGTTTGACATCAGCCAGATCACAGGCAAGTGTGGTGTCACTGGCTACAATGTTTGAAGATCCATCTTTTACATCTGTTTCTTTctggtttattattttaatgttcttgaACCATGAGTGATCAGAATggtatttgaataaaaaaatttcaaaagaaaacataaattaaaaccCACAGTTGGAAGCTTGTCCTTTAAGAATCTTTATGGCCCTGACCAgcttggctcagttggttgggtctactccagcaaagtgaaagttcgaaggttgattcctggtcaaggcacatgcctgggttatggaccaggtccctggctggcaGCATGCCAGAGGCAACGCATCCATGTCTctgtcacacactgatgtttctctccctcttctgctctcacttctctctaaaaataagtaaaatcttaaaaaaaaagagtgtgtaCAGCCTGCTCACAATCAACACAACTTTTTAAAGAGTACAAATTCTGCAGCCAGAATGACtgagttcaaaccccagctccacCAATTATTAGTTGTGTGACCTCAAGCAAGTCACCTAaactgttcctcagtttcctcatctgtgaaatggagatgtTCATAGCATCTTCCTGACTGGATTGTGGATTAGATAAATTTACCTATGCACAGCCCTCAGAATAGTGCCTGGGACATATTAAGTGCAATTTAAGTGTtaactattactattattgtgATTATCCCCTACTATTCACCTATTCACACTCTAGTCCCATATATTAATTCCTGCTCCTTGCTCATCTTTCCATATCACACTGTTTCCTCCATCCGTAACACAGTTCCACACCATCTCTGGGTCAAGTGTCCAGATGACAAGACCCAAATTAACTTTCATTTGAATGTCTTTAATGACTAACTACCTCCACACTCAAATTaatccttcctgcctctgtgcaCTAACTTAATCTTTATTTGTGCATGTCTTGCCATTTCATAGACTATAATGTCCCTGGAGAAGCTGGTATAGTTTAGTCATGGAAATGGAAATTCCTATGGTCATGGAAATGAGACTTGGGTTCCAAAGCAGGTCCCACTTATTCTCCCTGAGTCTCCTATTTCCCACTTATGAATTCAGGAAAATAGTATCTACTGCGAATGAGGTTTAAGGGATAACTTCTATCTATAGCTATTCAAAAAGCCTACTGTATGGTAGTACTGTTAAAATAATAGTTGTGTTTACTGAGTGCCACCTACCTTAAGTACTGACAGCACCATAGAGCACATGGTATACCCAGGTTAGCTGTTTAAAACAGccataacaaaaacaaaccaaacaactCATTCAGCACGTGCAGTCAGCACAGGCTGTGGGGTGTGcctgagggtggaggggagagtaAATCTGTTTCCTTCGTATAGGTCTTTCACAGTATGACCCGAGGGCCACCCCCAATGAACCAACCAATGGGCTTCGGCGGGGATGGCTCAACAGCGACATTTGAGGGCACAAGAGCTTCTGGGCTCTCACTTTATCCTCTCCACGAAAGTAGGAGGGCAGCCCTCTCGGGCACTGACAGGGCTGCCTCTTGCCCTGCCAAAGATTACCAGTTAGACCCACAGACTGAATTTCACTTGCTGGTTTTTTCCCCCCCTAAAGAAAACTTCGTTTCGCACAAGCTCAGATTTTTGCCCGTAAGCTTGGGATCACAGAACTGGTTACAGCCTAATCCCACTGTGAGTGCGCGGTTTCACTTTCGCCTTCATTACCCtattttttaagaatgtatttattaatgagaggggggggagggatggagggagagagagagagagggagagaaatatatcgatgggttgcttctcatgcgccatGACTAGggacggaacccacaaccttttcgtGTGCGGGGACGacaagctccaaccaactgagccacccaaccagggcccGTTACCCTATTTTAAAAGGGGAGCAATCGTTTCGTCTTGTATGGCATATAGTGCCTCGCCAATTAGACCTGAAGCCCAGCCTGGCATCAAGAGCCTAATCGATTCTGAACATGTTGTCGTAGTCTGAAGCAGATGCTCCTCTGGGTCAGGCGCTCCGTCGTCTCCCCACCAGGTGTGGGGAAACGACGCCCCCTCCTCCCGCTGGGGAGATTCTGGAGAGGAGGCTGACGCTAACTTGGGAGGGGGAAACAGGAGAGACCCAGAGACCCGCCGTGCCGACGTGGGCTTCTCGGGAGAGATGGGGAAGTTGGCCAAGTTGGGGTCCAAGCCTTGAGTCCACGACTGCAACTGCTCAGGAGAGCCCTGCGTGCCTCCTCGGACCTCTAACCCCATGCCCGTCCTCCACATCCCGTCCTTACATCGAGCCCAGGTCGCCCACTTTCTATTATCCTCCGCGGCGCTGCTTACCACTGCGATCATCCCGAGGCTCACCCGGCGGTCGCCCCCTACCTGGACCCTGCGGAAGCAGAAGAGGAGTTGGCAGCTTCACTCCCGGAAGTAACTTAAGACGGCGAAGGAGAGTGCCCGGCCTTCCCGACCATAGATGAGAGGTCGCACTGTTTCCCAGCCCCCTGAACCCCGCAACCTCCCTGCTGCCTAGAGCGGCCACTCCCAGGCCGAGGACTTTGACGCATGCGTACTATGGTCGATCTCGCCCTTTCCTCTTCAGGGACCGCTTGGGGCCATGGAGTAACTATTGTCCTGAGCTTGAGTCAGGTGTTTGTGTCCGCTACTCTGAGGCGGCTGTTTCTGAGGAAATTTGCCCAGAAGTTAAAACAATATTACAAGTCCTCACTGTACTTCCatagttttcttttgctttcccaTTTTTACGTAGAAAATCAGGGCCATGGCTAAagtatcatttagaataggaatTAAAATGACCTTACTgcgttttttaatgttttaaatcgTTAAGTTTATCATTTGGGTGACGTTTTCTACCTATCAAATTACTAAAGAGTAAAAAGATTGGTAACGACTTGTGTTAGTGCCAGGAGTGTGTGAACTCATTTTTCTGGAGGATAATCTGGCAATACGTAtcagcattgtgtgtgtgtgtgtgtgtgtgtgtgtgtgttaaaagaCGTAATATAAAAATTACCGTTTTAACCATTTTACGTggacagttcagtggcattaagtataaccacattgttgtgcaaccatcatttTACCATACAttttcaggactttttttttaatcttcccaaactgaaattcCATGCTCATTTAACCCCTCCTCATGGTCCTATCCCCCAGCCTCTGGTAACCCCtcattctacttcctgtctctctgaatttgactactctaggtaccacACATAACTTCAATAGTACAGTATTTTGTTGtgagtgacttatttcacttagtataatgtcctcaaggttcatatAGGTTGTAGCACAtaccagaatttccttcctttttaaggctgaataattttccagtgtatgtatatatcacattttgtctattcatttgttgatagacaCTCTGGTTGTTTTCAcctttgggttgttgtgaataatgctgctaataAATGAGTGTATAAATACTTGTTCAAACTTATAGATTCACTTGTGTTGGCTGCATGttcaaaagt
This sequence is a window from Phyllostomus discolor isolate MPI-MPIP mPhyDis1 chromosome 3, mPhyDis1.pri.v3, whole genome shotgun sequence. Protein-coding genes within it:
- the LOC118499373 gene encoding uncharacterized protein LOC118499373, producing the protein MTRGPPPMNQPMGFGGDGSTATFEGTRASGLSLYPLHESRRAALSGTDRAASCPAKDYQLDPQTEFHLLVFSPPKENFVSHKLRFLPVSLGSQNWLQPNPTSEADAPLGQALRRLPTRCGETTPPPPAGEILERRLTLTWEGETGETQRPAVPTWASRERWGSWPSWGPSLESTTATAQESPACLLGPLTPCPSSTSRPYIEPRSPTFYYPPRRCLPLRSSRGSPGGRPLPGPCGSRRGVGSFTPGSNLRRRRRVPGLPDHR